The Bdellovibrionales bacterium genome segment AGCCGTGATACCTGTTCCCAAACCCACAACAGCGACCGTTTTCGGATTTTCATGAAGAAGCAGTGGCACCTGTCCCAGAAGCATTAAGTGTCTGCGATCCCCATGTCCAGCGCCCGCAACCGGCTTTCCCGAAATTCGCAATCCAATTTTTCCTGTTGAAAACTCATTTGCGGTCACCGCAACACTGCCATGAATACCATCCCTGTAATAGAGGAGTCGGGCTGGAGTATTTTCTCTCTGCTTTTCCAGCGCCTCCAAGGCCCCCTCGGTTGCCATAGACATATAAATTCCTTGATTCGTCGCCAAAGGATCATGAGGAGGAACAACAAAGACACAAACAAGAGTCAGAAAAGACACCAAAGAAAAATACTTAATTTTCTCTTTGAGAGCGGTCCCCGGAATGAGAAAAAATAAAAAAGCAGCTGCGACAACCCAACCAGTCACAGCAGCCAGACTTATCGTGTTACAAACTCCCATTAAAGGAATAAGAAAAAAACCCGTCAACAAGCTCCCAATGACACCTCCGATCGTATTGAAGGCGTAAATTCTTCCAGTCGAAATTGATAAGCAATCGCTGGCGCGAAGCTCTTGATACAAATGCAAAGCATAGGGGAAAAATGCGCCCATAAAGAAGGTACTCGGTAAGACAATCAAAGCAGAAATGAGCAATTGGGAAAGAATGTACCCAACACCTGATTCACCCCCAGATAGGGTCAAATACAGATGACCATACCAATAAGGCAGATCATCATAAAAGGAAAGGGTGACAAGCGCGCATATTCCGATCATCGCCTGAATAAAGAACACTTCCACTCGCCAATTTTTTGAACGTCTCAAAAGAGCCGAACCCGCCATACTTCCAAGACCAACTCCAAGCAAAAATATCACCAACATATTTGTGAAGGCGTGGACGGTCGCACCCAATATCCCGCTCAACATCCGAAACCAAGCCAATTCAAGGACAATCGAAAGACCGCCTGATATAAAAAACAAGATCTCGAAACCACGCGTCTTGAGACTCGACGTCCCCTCACCGATCTGCGTGCCTGGTCGAATCGGCTCCAGCTTGAGCGTCTTTGGTGCAATCATAATAGCCCAATAACCAATCAAAAGGTCAAATATCCCCACTCCCACGCAGGTCCTTAATAAGCCCCAATTTGGAATAAAAAAGAACCCGGCCAACAAGGTTCCAGTCAATGCTCCAATGGTGTTGACTCCATATAGGCGACCCGCCAAAGCACTTGATTCTCCCCCTTTTTGCGCCAGTGACCCTACCACCGCCGGCAGGGTCATTCCCATAAAGAGGACGGGTAAAACCATCATCGCAAATGTGATCACGAAGCGAATGGCAAGAAACAAGAATGGATTTTCTGTGCTCATCCCATAGAGCCAGGCAAAAAGAGGGGTTGTTGATCGAAAAATTGGAATAGAGATAAGACCAAGTAGACCTATCGCTATTTGTAACAAGCCGTATGTTCGAAGTGGCTTTTGAAGAGCCCATGAAATTTTGGGTAAGAGCCAACTCCCCAAAGATAGGCCGCACATAAAAGCCGCAACAACGGTGGCACTGCTGTAGAGAGAATTACCTAAAATATAGGACAGCTCCTTTGACCACGTGATTTCAAGAACAAGACTGGTGGCTCCAGACAGAAAAAATGCCAAATATAGCCAGAAATGGTTTTTCATCGCCCCTCAAAAATTCACAAAAGGAATTTGGAATTGGAAAATTTAAATATCCCACATATCATTTAGGATATATTGAACAATCAAATGATCATTCCGGGCCAGGGATTTATCCAATTCAGTGCAGAACCCTTGATGAACTCGACAATTGTCGAGTGCAAAGAGATTCACCTCCAGGCGCCAAAAATCTCTTCTCAATGCTTTGAGGGGCGGGAGTCTGAAGCAAAGCTTTTAGGAATGGTGCGCCAAAGGCATCTCGCAAATCGTGAGCTTTTATAAATATATTAAAAATCAAATACTGCTCGCCACGATTGTCGAGAAGGAACCCGACTCCCTGATGAGAGCCCTCTTCGAAGCCTTGTTTCATCCTTTTCTGAGTATTCCTTATTCTCGCTCCACTCAATGATCCCAATGATTTCATTAAAAAATCTTTGTGATCAGCTGCAAAGTCTCGCAGTCCAATGTTGAAATAAAATCTTAGATTATCCTGAGTGAACTTCGGTATCTGGTCAATCCCCCGTATATCTCGAATTCTACCAGCAACAAAAGCCTCATACTCTGCAGAATCCTCGAAGCCGTTAAATGTCTCCTGAACTATCCTAAGCAGAGCTGGCGCCATTCCTAGGGGATCTTCCACTTTGTCCAATCTGTAACCAAAACTGATCACGATTTCGCCGGCCCCGTTGCTACCAGTGTAATAGTCAGCCCAGCTTGGACCGAAGGAGGAAGCCATAATAAAAAACTCCTTCTCCCATCGCAAAATAGCGTGAAGTTGACCCTTCATAATCACCAAAGGCGAAGCTGAGTCTACTTCCATTGAGATAGAGTCCACCTGAGGTTTGAGTGAAATAGGCTTACCCTCCTCTGAGAGAAACAATACGGGGTGACTGAGTGCCAACTCCACAATTTGCCCTTCCCGCGGCTCCAGGACACTCAGCATACTGTCTCGACTTTCACCCAAAACTTTGCTTTCTTTCATGGGAGTCAGAAGAGCCCAATTCATGGGAGAAGCAGGGCCGTGATCAGCATATTTTGCCAAGGATTGAGCCAGGGCAAAAAGTGTCCGATCCACATCCTCCTCCGCCTTTGCGGGTAGATATGTCGCAGTGAAAAGGATCCCTAATAATAAGACCGAGGAACTCACCCTAATCATCCTCATTTTTTCTCCCTTTCATTAGCAGGGTCGGATACATTGAGTGCAGCCACGATGCCTTCGGCAATTGCGCGATTAAATCCCTTCAAGGCCGCAAGCTCCTCGACGTCTGCCCTCCGAATCTCTTCAAGGGAAGAAAACTGAGTCAGAAGAAATTTCCTTTTCTTCTCGCCCAGACCTCGCACCTTGTCAAGAGAAGAGGAGAGAAGCTCCTTTCCTCTGAGGCCGCGATGAAAAGTAATGGCTACCCGGTGAGCCTCATCTCTCAGTTGCACCAAAATATTTAGGCCACTCGATCCACGACGAAAGGTCACCGGATTTTGACGTCCGGGAAGAAAAAAGCGCTCCTGTGATTCATGAACTTCCTGATCTGTAAACGAACCCTCCGTTCGCGCCTTGGCCATTCCAACCACTGGAATCTCTGGCCGCCCTAGCTCCTCCAAAACTTCGGTCGCAATTTTTAACTGTCCTTTCCCTCCATCGACCACGATCAGCTGGGGATCTTCCCATTCCGCATGAGAAAGACGACGAGACAAAACCTCCTTCATTGAGGCAAAGTCATTCGGACCTATCACCGTGTTTATTTTATATTTGCGATACTCCTCCGGCCGCGGCTGCCCCTCCTCAAATACAACCTGAGAGGCAACCGTTTGAGATCCTTGAAAGTTAGAAATATCGAAACACTCTATCCGACGCGGAAACTCAGGAAGAAGTAACTTCCGTTTAATTTCTTCTAAACCCGCGAGATGATCCTCTCTCTTTTTCACTTGGTCTTTAAAGTGGCTTGTGGCATTGGATTCAGCCATACTCATTAGTCTTCGTCCTTCTTCATCCAATGCATGAATCAAGCGAGGTCGCTTTTTCCCGCGCTCCCAAAACACATCACCAAGAAGTTTAACGATATCGCCGCCCAAATCGACAGGAAGCAAGATTTCATTAGGTATCACATTGTCTAAATAGTACTGATTTAAAAAGGAAGTCATCCACTCCCGTGGATCTTCACCCAGCTTTTTCACATCAAGTTTCGGAAAAAAATGCGAGCGATTTCCAATCACTCGACCTGAACGAATATGTATAGTCTCAATCAAAGTGCTCCCCAACTCGCTGTGGTAGGCGACAATGTCGATATCCTCTTCGTTGATGGACACCACACTCTGCCTCTCCCAGACCGAAGATATCGCTCTCAAACTATCCCGCAATCTGGCAGCAGATTCATATTTCTCTTCTTTTGAGGCCGCCTGCATCCGCTGGGTCAAATCTCGAACCAACTTTTTATTTCCACCCCGCAAAAACTTAAGAGCCTCCTTGATCTCATTCAGATAATGAGCCTTTGTAATGAGATTTGTGCAAGGAGCAGAACACCGACCAATCTGGTGGGTCATGCAGGGACGCTTGCGCGCGACGAAGAATGAATCGGAGCAATCTCGAATTTTGAAGTTCCGATTTAGAAACCGAATCATGTCCCGAACGGCACCACCGTTGGTATAGGGGCCAAAATAGAGAGAACCATCGCTGATCACCCGACGATGCAAATAAAATCTAGGGAAAGCATCTGTCATGCTCACTCGAATATAGGGATAAGATTTATCGTCCTTGAGCCGAATATTGTATCTTGGGCGAAATTTCTTGATCAAGGAGGCTTCAAGAAGAAAGGCCTCGACCTCCGTGTGAGTGATCATATAATCAATGGAATCAATTTGGTTTACCAGATAGACCGTTTTGGGACTCTGGTCTGTGCTCTGGTTAAAATAAGATCTCACCCTCGCTCGAAGACTTTTTGCTTTTCCAACGTAAATGATTTTACCATTTGAATTCTTCATTAAGTAGACGCCGGGTGACTCAGGAAATTCCCTAATACTTATCTTTAAGACTTCCCTCTTCTCTTCGCTCATGGCACACCCGCCTCTAAAGAATACCAAAAAGAAAACAGATCATTCCCCATTTTCTTTAGGTTCAAATCCACCCTCTAAAGCCACTAGACTTTCGCTATCAACCTGCCCTTCCTGCATTAGAATTGAGCGCATTTCGAGTCGCTTGATTTCGTCTCGTATTCGTGCCGCCTCCTCAAATTCCAATTCCTTGGCCGCCTTTTTCATTTCTCCACGAAGGCGCTCCACTTCCTTTGCAATTCCCTTGGCATCCATTCCATACTTTTTTGTGGGTTCAGAGACCTTTGAATATGATTTTGCACCACCTCTTCCAACTCTCTCCTTGGCCTTTCCCCTTGTTTTCGCCTTTTCCTCTTGAAGATTAGCCAACAGATCAAAACCATAAATCTCGGCGAGCCCTTTGCTGACTTTCTTTATAATGGTCGTGGGAGTCATTCCGTGTTCTTCATTATAAGACTGTTGAATAAGGCGTCGACGATTTGTCTCGTCCATGGCCTTTTGCATGGATTTTGTCACAGTTCCACCGTAAAGGATCACCATTCCATTGGCATTTCGTGCAGCCCGACCAATTGTTTGAATCAGAGATCTTTCTGAGCGTAAAAACCCCTCTTTGTCAGCGTCCGTAATCGCCACAAGACTCACCTCAGGAATGTCCAAACCCTCACGCAAAAGATTAATTCCAATCAAAACATCAAAAATACCCAAGCGCAAATCTCTGATGATCTCCGTCCTCTCGACCGTCTTAATATCACTGTGAAGATATTTAACCTTAACACCGAGACCCTCAAAATACTCAGCGATGTCCTCGGCTGATCGCTTTGTTAAAGTGGTGATGAGCACCCTTTCCTTCTTTTTTGAACGAGCCCGAATTTCACCAAGCAGATCATCTACCTGATCCCGGGCAGGACGCACTTCAATCACAGGATCGAGAAGTCCGGTGGGACGAATGATCTGCTCCACAATCAGCCCTTCACTTTTGGACATTTCATATTCGCCCGGCGTGGCCGACACATAAATGACCTTATCCATATAATTTTCAAATTCCTGAAAATTAAGGGGTCGATTATCAAGAGCCGATGGAAGACGAAATCCATGATCAACAAGTGTCAGTTTTCTCGCTCGATCACCTCGATACATGCCTCCAACCTGGGGCACGGTGACATGGGATTCATCAATAAAGGTCAAAAACTGAGAGGGAAAATACTCAAGTAAAGTCGGAGGTGCCTGTCCAGGCTCGCGCCCTGTGAAGTGGCGGGAATAATTTTCGATGCCTGGACAAAAACCCATCTCCGTCATTAATTCTAGATCATAGGAAGTGCGCTGCTCAATTCGTTCTGCTTCCAAAACCCTTATTTGCTGCCGATAATGTTGAATTCTCTCTCGGAGCTCTTCACGAATTGTTTCTACTGCCACCTTCGCTCTTTCATCGGTACTCACGTAGTGACTTCCTGGATAGATTGCAATTTTATCGATTTCCTCAAGGACTGTTCCTCGCCAGGGATCTACCCAAGAAATTCGATCAATAAAATCCCCGAAAAATTCAATACGAATGGCCTTCTCTTCCTCATAAGGCGGAAGAACATCAACAACATCTCCCCGCACTCTGAATGTCCCTCGATGAAAATCCACATCGTTGCGCCGGTACTGGATTCTGACCAACTCCCTTAAAAAACGATCCCGCCTCAGATCCATATTTTTTTCTAAACGAATCAATAATCCTTCATAAGCCTCTGGAGACCCAAGCCCGTATATGCAACTGACTGAAGCAACAATGATGACGTCACGCCGCTCAAACAAAGAATGGGTCGCCGCATGCCTCATGCGATCAATTTGTTCATTGATGGCCGAATCCTTTTCAATAAAGGTATCGGTGGATGGAATATAGGCTTCGGGTTGATAGTAATCATAGTAGCTGACGAAATACTCCACCGCATTTTGAGGAAAAAGTTCTTTAAATTCAGCGAAAAGTTGCGCTGCAAGTGTTTTATTGGGAGCCAAAACGAGTGCCGGAATGTTGAGCTCAGCAATAACATTCGCCATTGTAAAGGTTTTTCCGGAACCCGTCACACCAAGCAAAACTTGATGTTTGGATCCCGCACGAATATTTTCAGTGATATCCCGGATCGCCCGCGGCTGATCTCCAGCAGGTATAAGAGGAGTGACAAGTTGAAAGTTTCTACCTACCACCGCCTGCGTTCGCCCTTCGCTCTTGACCAAAACAAACCTACCTCTTTATTTGGCTACTTCCCAGAGGGTCCCTTCTGGACTGTCCTGAAGGGCAATCCCCTTGGCCGTCAAATCATTTCGAATTCTATCAGACTCTGCCCAATTTTTTTCCGATCGGGCTCGATCACGCTCTTCCACCAATCCATCAATCACCCCTCTCTCGAGACCCATTTGACTCAGAAGCATATCATCGAGAAGGCGTAAATACTCCGTCGGTCCTTCTTGAAAAAGCGCCAGAAGATTTCCCTTGTTTTTCAACCAATGAAAAAATACCTCAGAGATCGCCTTCTTTTCTGGAGTCATTTTTCCAGGCGTTCGGCTCAAACTGTTGTAGAGCCTTACTATTTCAAAGATTCGTGCCATCGCTTCAGGTGTATTGAAATCATCGTCCAAAGCCTCTTCAATCCCCTTGTCCGCCTTTTCAATTGCTCCTTCAAATTTCTCACTGAGTGGCACCAATTCCAAATTGGTTTTTATAGCTGCTTCCGCGTGAGCCATCGCAGAGTAAATACGAGCCAAACCCGAGATCGCGCGATGAATCTGGTCGGTATTTAAATCAACGGTGCTACGATAGTGAGATGAAATCATCATGAATTTCAAAATTTCGGGGTCGTATTGCTCGAGAAAGTTTCGTCCGGTGCGCACATTACCCAAAGATTTACTCATCTTCTGATCACCGAAGTTAATCATGTTATTGTGCATCCAATAACGCACAAAAGTCTTTCCCGTGCAGCCTTCACTCTGGGCGACTTCATTTTCATGATGCGGAAATACCAAGTCGAGACCACCACCATGAATATCAATCGTGTCTCCCAATAGGCTTCGCGCCATCGCCGAACATTCGATATGCCAGCCTGGACGTCCAGCCCCCCATGGAGATTCCCAGGATGGCTCGCCGGGCTTCGCCGATTTCCAAAGAGCAAAATCCGCCGGGTGCCTTTTCCTCTCGTCCACTCCCACTCTGTGCCCCGCTTCAAGATCCTCCAGATTTTTATTACTCAACTGCCCATACTTCTCAAAAACGTGCACATCAAAATAAACGTCGCCATTTTCGACATAGCCCATCCCTTTTTTTATCAGCTCACTGACGAAGGCAATGATCTCCGGCATAAATTCAGTCACTCGCGGATTTCGTGAATGAGGACGTAATTTTAAACTTGCATAATCTTGTTTAAATTCCTGAATGTATTTTTCAGAGATCTCGCTGGCTGTAACGCCTTCCTTTTTTGCTCGATCGATAATTTTGTCGTCCACATCTGTGTAGTTGTAAATGTAGGTGACTTTAAATCCCTTGTGTTCAAGCCAATTGCGGACCAAATTAAAAAATATGGCGCCCCGAAAATTGCCAACATGAAGTAAATCATAGACCGTTGGTCCGCAGACATACATACGGACCTCTCCCTCCCTCAAGGGAACAAAGTCTTCTTTCAAATGAGTTTTAGTATTTAATATCCGCAACCCCAAAGTGGACTCCTTTTGTTCAAAATATTGACCGATACAGCCCGCCATTTGGGGCCGTACTTTTCCCCTCAGTCAAATGCAGAAAGAACCTTTTCTGCTCGTTCGATTAAAAGACTTTTTTCTAGCAAAGGCACGAGAATCTTTAATTCCGCCCCATGAGGTTTACCAAGAACCGCAACTCTGATGGGCATAAACAGGAATTTTCCTTTTGCACCACAATCGCTTTTGACCTGCTCCTGAACCGCCAAAAAGTCGCTCTCACTCAAATATTCAGCCCTAAAACCAATCAACAACTCGCGCCACTTCGCAATCACCGCCGGAGTGGATTCCCACTCCATCGTCTCTTTGGCCTCAGGCAACACCTGAAAATCCCCCCTAGACAAAGGGCGAAATAGTTCAATCCCATCCTTTAGAGTTTCCATGTATGATTTCATGAGACTCAGAGCTCTGTCTTGCCAGTCAGGGTCCTCAGAAAATTGAAGGCCCGCCTCGTCCAAAAATGGCTTGAGGCGACCCCATAATTCTTTGTGAGACAATGCCCGCAGATGAGTGGCATTGACCCATCTCAATTTCACTTCATCAAATACGGCCGGCGATGGATTAAACCGATCCAGACTTATTTGCTCAATCATCTCCTTCATAGACATGATTTCTTGCCCCTTCGGCGAGCTCCAGCCCAAAAGTGCGATAAAATTATTGAGGGCCTCGGGAAGAAATCCGCTCAGCCGGTATTCATTGCAACTGGTTGCCCCGTGTCGTTTGCTCAGCTTTTGTTTGTCAGGACCCAATATAATAGAAAGATGCCCAAACTCAGGAAGGGCAATCCCGAGACCTTCATATATCATCATCTGGCGCAAGGTATTGCTCAAGTGCTCCTCTGCCCTCAATACATGGGTGATATTCATGAGCGCATCATCAACGACACAACAAAAATTATAGACGGGCATTCCGCTCGACCGGACAAGAACAAAATCTCCAACCATGTCAGATGGAAATACCACTTCCCCACGAATCAGATCTTTCAGCACATAATTTTTCTTTTGAAGAGGAGTTTTAAACCGGATTGTCGCAGGCTCCCCCTGCTCAACGCGCCGTTTCGCCTCAAGTGCTGACATGTCCCGGTAAGGACTATTAAATTGCACATTTTGCCCTTCCGGATGAAGGAGGCTCTTCTTTGCTTCCATTTCAGCGTCTGTCATAAAACAGTAATAGGCATGCCCACTTTCAAGAAGCTGGATCGCATATTGCTGATAAATGTATTTTCTCTGACTCTGCCGATAGGGTCCGTGCGGGCCCATGTCTTGAAATGTCTTCGGATGAGGACCTTCGTTCCAATTCAAACCCAACCATTCCAGATCAGCCAGCTGCATCTGCATGGATTCGTCTGTTGATCGCGCCTCATCTGTGTCTTCGACCCTCAGGACAAAGGTCCCACCCCGGTTTTTAGCTATCAAATAGCAGTAGAGAGCTGTGCGTGCCCCTCCGACATGAAGATAGCCAGTGGGACTTGGTGCAAAGCGGACACGCAGGGGCGATGTGAATGCAGGAGACGAGATACTCATGACCATTGTTCCTTTTCTAAAAATTCAGGTGAAACACAATGGCCAAAGATGCCCGATCTTTGATTCAGGAGCAAATGGGCTTACAAAAAAATTAAATTTCTCTGGTGATTAGAGTCCGAAAATAGCGGCGATCTCGCCCTCTCTCCTCAGCTCGTCCGTACTCGTCGCGAGAGAAAGTTCTTTAAGAAGCAAGCTACGAGCCGTATCAAGCATCTTTCGCTCACCAAATGAGAGTTCCTTGTCGACTTTAAGGACAAAAAGGTCCCGCAAAACTTCAGCAATCTCGAATACAGATCCTGTTTTGATTTTTTCCATGTATTCGCGGTAGCGACGGTTCCAGGTCTGATTATCGACCTTTACATCGGTATCACGCAAAATGTCGAGAACTTGAGCTGCCTCACCCTTAGAAATAATCGGTCGCAATCCAACCGACTGTGCATTATTCCTCGGAACCATGATTTTCATACCAGATTCGACAATCTGAATCGTATAAAACGTCTGTTTTGAACCCAGTATTTCTTTGGTTTCGATTGCAGTCACTTGGCCAACACCATGGCCAGGATACACGGCATTGTCACCAACATTGAATGAAGTCATTCACTAACCTCCAGCTTACGGTCAACAAAAGTCCCGTCCCCGAAAAAGACCCAAGACCTTCGAACAAGAGAGGGTTATAGCATTTTTGACACGACTTATCAAACGATATAAAGATGATTCCGACAATATCCTTGAAAAAAATACTAGATACCGACGCGATCTCTCTTAAAATACGATTAGGCAATCCTGTTACCTGATAAAACAATCTACATAAAGTGACGCTTTTTGTCTGTGACACAAAATGTCAGTTGGACATCAAAGATGTCAGTAAGATTCAAAGGTCCCTGTGGATTTATTTTTATCGACATTCGGTGCTACAAACAGATGATTATGAAAAGAAATGTAAAAGCCCGGCTCGACATAATGAGCCAAAGCCATGGCCTCTGCGAAGTTTTGGGTGGCATCCGAATCATCAAATCCCACGGGCTTCATCGCTCCCGTAAATAGGACCGGTACAGGGGGCGAAGGCTCCTTCGCAAAACAATATTTAAGGGTCAAGGCCATCGTGTCCGTCCCATGGAGAACAACAATGGGGATTCTATGTTTCAAAGATTCTGAAATGGCCTGCCAAATGAGCTCGCGATCGGAGGCGGTCATGTGTAGCGAGTCTTTGGCCATCAAAACTCTAAATTGAACTTCGGTATGCGGAAGACGCAAACGACTCAACAGCTTCCTCTCAAGAAGAGATTCGCGATTTTGCAGATCCCCCTCTAGCTCATCGTAGGACTTTTCTATAGTTCCACCGGTTGTGAACACAATAATCCGTTTCTTATTCATGACTCTGAAATATCATATTTACTTGCGAGAGCCAGCCAATTTCATGTTATGAGTCAAGTTGACGAGGTCTGTAATGAAAGAAGATAACAATTCAAAAACCCCGACCAAGAACTTCATCGATGATATCATCGAGAATCATAAAAAAAGCGGACGGTTTGGCGGCCGGGTCCATACTCGCTTCCCACCAGAACCCAATGGCTATCTCCATATCGGCCACTCAAAATCAATTTGCCTGAACTTTGGCATCGCACTCAAATATGGTGGAAAATGCAATCTTCGTTTTGATGACACCAATCCCCTGGCCGAAGATATTGAATTCATTGAGGCTATAAAGGAAGATGTCCGATGGCTTGGATTCGAATGGTCAGAACTTCATCACGCCTCCGATTATTTTGATCAAATCTACGACTACGCCGTTAAATTGATTCATAAGGGTAAGGCCTATGTCTGTAGTTTAAATGAAGAGGAGGTTCGAAAGTACCGAGGAAACTTGACGAACCCAGGCCAAGAGAGCCCCTACCGCAACCGCTCTATTGAGGAAAATCTCGATCTTTTTACACGCATGAAGGCTGGGGAGTTTGCGTCGGGAGCACACACCTTAAGGGCTAAAATTGACATGGCTTCAGGAAATATGAACATGCGCGATCCGCTCCTTTATCGCATCCGCCATGCCAGCCACCCAGTGACGGGAGATAAATGGTGTATCTATCCGCTTTACGACTTCACCCATTGCCTGTCGGATGAGATCGAGGGTATCACCCATTCCATCTGCACGCTCGAGTTTGAAGATCACAGACCTCTTTACGACTGGATTTTGAATGAACTCGAGACTCCTGTCCATCCCCAGCAAATTGAATTTTCGAAATTGGTTCTCACATACTTTACTTTTTCGAAACGAAAACTCAAGGAGCTGGTCACATCGAAGCTGGTCTCCGGCTGGGATGACCCAAGAATGCCAACTTTGAAGGGGATTCGACGAAGAGGATTTACTCCAGCCTCTCTTCTTCAGCTTTGTGCGCAGACGGGAGTCAGTAAGAGCGATTCATTGATCGAAATTGATGTGTTGGAAGAGTGCCTGCGTGCGGATCTGAACGACAAGGCACAGAGAAGAATGGCGGTATTAGACCCCATCAAACTTGTCATCACCAATTACCCCGAAGGAAAGGTTGAGGAGCTCACTGTCCAAAATCACCCCCAAAAGCCTGAACTCGGCCAGCGTCAGATGCCTTTCTCGCGAGAAGTCTACATTGATCGCGAAGATTTTATGGAAGATCCCCCAGAGGATTATCTACGCCTAAAGCCTGGAGGCGAGGTTCGTCTCAGACACGCCTATATTGTCAAATGCGAAAAAGTCATTAAGAACCAACAAGGTCAGATTACAGAAATCCACTGTCATCACGATCCCGAGACCTTAGGGAAAAACCCCGTGGGACGCAAGGTGAAGGGAATTGTTCATTGGGTTTCAGCTCAGCACGCACATCGGGCTGAAGTGAGGCTTTATGACCGCCTTTTCACTGTCCCGAACCCGAATGCCGATAAAGAACGACATTTTACTGATTTTTTGAATCCAAATTCTCTGGAGATAAAAACCAATTGCGCTCTTGAACCGGCATTGGCCCATGCGGAACTCGGTGAGCAATTTCAATTTGAGAGGGTTGGGTACTTCTGTTTGGATTGCGTGGATTCAAAGCCCGGATCTCCTGTTTTTAATCGAGCCGTCACTCTGAAGAATACTTGGGAATCAAAGTAAAAGAATGTTTTCAATCACTGATTCGATGTCGGCCTATTCTCGCACCAACCTGGTTATCTGGTTGGCCCTAGCCATGCAGGCCGGAATTCTCAATGTGGGTGGGTTCTTGGCATGCGGCCGTTTTGTTTCGCATGTGACTGGGTTTGCTGGTCATTTTGGCATGGAAGCAGCCCACTCTCAGTGGTTTGCCGCTTTTGGTATGCTCACCGTACCCTTGTTCTTTCTGTTGGGTTCTATTCTTTGCGCAGTGTTAGTTGATTTTCGGCTCAAAACCCGACGACGTCCGCTGTATGAAGTCACATTTGGAATCTGCTGTGCATTCATCTTCATTCTATCTGGAGCTGGTCAAATTGGATTTTTTGGTGAATTTGGAAAGCCATTGGACCTAAAGCATGATTACACCCTTCTCGCGATCCTTTGTCTCGTCTGCGGCATTCAGAACGCCATGGTCACAAGTGTTTCCAAATCAATTGTGCGCACCACACATCTGACGGGTATCACGACCGATCTGGGAATTGGCATTGTGCGTTGGCTCCATCGACACAAGTATCCTCAGTTTGGAGAGGAAGAGAGAAAGGCCAACACCATGCGCGTAGGAATTATCATTTTTTTTGGAATTGGGTCGA includes the following:
- the uvrC gene encoding excinuclease ABC subunit UvrC, whose amino-acid sequence is MSEEKREVLKISIREFPESPGVYLMKNSNGKIIYVGKAKSLRARVRSYFNQSTDQSPKTVYLVNQIDSIDYMITHTEVEAFLLEASLIKKFRPRYNIRLKDDKSYPYIRVSMTDAFPRFYLHRRVISDGSLYFGPYTNGGAVRDMIRFLNRNFKIRDCSDSFFVARKRPCMTHQIGRCSAPCTNLITKAHYLNEIKEALKFLRGGNKKLVRDLTQRMQAASKEEKYESAARLRDSLRAISSVWERQSVVSINEEDIDIVAYHSELGSTLIETIHIRSGRVIGNRSHFFPKLDVKKLGEDPREWMTSFLNQYYLDNVIPNEILLPVDLGGDIVKLLGDVFWERGKKRPRLIHALDEEGRRLMSMAESNATSHFKDQVKKREDHLAGLEEIKRKLLLPEFPRRIECFDISNFQGSQTVASQVVFEEGQPRPEEYRKYKINTVIGPNDFASMKEVLSRRLSHAEWEDPQLIVVDGGKGQLKIATEVLEELGRPEIPVVGMAKARTEGSFTDQEVHESQERFFLPGRQNPVTFRRGSSGLNILVQLRDEAHRVAITFHRGLRGKELLSSSLDKVRGLGEKKRKFLLTQFSSLEEIRRADVEELAALKGFNRAIAEGIVAALNVSDPANEREKK
- a CDS encoding fused MFS/spermidine synthase; translated protein: MKNHFWLYLAFFLSGATSLVLEITWSKELSYILGNSLYSSATVVAAFMCGLSLGSWLLPKISWALQKPLRTYGLLQIAIGLLGLISIPIFRSTTPLFAWLYGMSTENPFLFLAIRFVITFAMMVLPVLFMGMTLPAVVGSLAQKGGESSALAGRLYGVNTIGALTGTLLAGFFFIPNWGLLRTCVGVGIFDLLIGYWAIMIAPKTLKLEPIRPGTQIGEGTSSLKTRGFEILFFISGGLSIVLELAWFRMLSGILGATVHAFTNMLVIFLLGVGLGSMAGSALLRRSKNWRVEVFFIQAMIGICALVTLSFYDDLPYWYGHLYLTLSGGESGVGYILSQLLISALIVLPSTFFMGAFFPYALHLYQELRASDCLSISTGRIYAFNTIGGVIGSLLTGFFLIPLMGVCNTISLAAVTGWVVAAAFLFFLIPGTALKEKIKYFSLVSFLTLVCVFVVPPHDPLATNQGIYMSMATEGALEALEKQRENTPARLLYYRDGIHGSVAVTANEFSTGKIGLRISGKPVAGAGHGDRRHLMLLGQVPLLLHENPKTVAVVGLGTGITAGHVLSHQSVESVDVLELEKSVVEASHFFNHINGQPLADPRTRVVLEDGRIYLKYKNKKYDVITSDPISPLISGAGNLYSREYYIEASQKLSEKGIFCQWIQNEGLSADSYKMALKAIQEAFPYTYLFVYGYDSVAVGSNHPIKVDWNRFERVYQSPSVQKMLVSEGLTSIYDFLGYFYGGRDQINTFLKQSSVPNTDDNVKLEHNIPFDFYSKNQKSVSQSVMIETSVGRLEAFMEMIPGADPVQFLAHAIKYPPIFFSEVHEPIFAALQASATRMNLPIDVATLNQWHSIRYRKEDIVVEYEKLNHSVKEAMGVKDKNRLMGLLETALSYRHGTGYYTAGVLLGEILIEKAQFAKAIEVSQKIKLDYPAYPEAYRLESEAYIQTNQLALAKATLAEGLVYSPDDPGLKNLHNSIPIQ